Below is a window of Rhinoraja longicauda isolate Sanriku21f chromosome 10, sRhiLon1.1, whole genome shotgun sequence DNA.
AAAAAATTAATGATAATTATTTTTTTCAGTAAATGGATCATTGTCCTTTGTAAGTACTGTGGTTCCAGTGGGACTCATCTGGCCTGTTCATTGATGGCAAGCGGTTTGGAAAACTGGGAATGTCTTGAATGCAGAGAGATCGTATACAAAACAGGTAATTATTTTGAAAATAGCAGCATTTCTATTTAAAGTATTAAAATGATTCAGAAAGTTGCTTTTGACAATTCCAGTTTAAGGCATTAtgactgtttagtttaaagagaCGTACAGCATGggaatgccctttggcccacctagtccatggtgatcatcattcacactagttctatattatctgcCTTTCGCATCCATTTTCTACAcactcaagccaattaatctacaaaccctcacatctttaggatgtgggagaaaaccagagcacctggaggaatcccatgtggtcacagggagaacatgcaaactctacacagatagcacccaaggtcaggatcaagtctgggtctggccctgtgaggcagaagctctacaaaGCACGCCAAGGTGCCAGCCACAATATTTTGGTCTTTTGCATTATTCAATACAGGGATTTGAGGTTCTTTCTAAGAACTTATTAAAATCCAAGTCAGATGTATTCACTAGCTAGTGCTGCCATTATTTTACTATGTAGCACAGCAGGTGCAAAGCATTGCATGGACTATCCTTTCTGCTTATATTACCTGCAGCACTTTTTGATCTAACTAACTTGAAGATTGTGACAACAGTATTTCAGTTTATATTATGCTGTGGTCTTTTCCGTTCCTGAAGATGTGAATAATATTTCAGTGAAAGCCAAATGAAAAGTCTAATGGAATTTGtaaaattgccagatataacatgAATGACATTTTTTAAACGTTTTTTCCATAGAGAAATTAAGGAAAAGAACCCTAAGCTCAGAGATAAAACCAACAAAACGTAAATTTAAAGACAGTCTGGATTCACGCCATCCAACTTCTAAGTGTCCAAGGTTATCAGGTGAAACTCAGAAAGAACACAAAAATAGGTTAGTACTGTGGGGGGAAAGGAATCATCGTGATGGAATCATGAAGCAAAATCATACAACTTGATTAAATAAAGAAGATATTATGTCCTAAAATCTGAATTATGCAACTCGTGAATATTTGTCTAATGCTTATATCCATCACCCCCTCCTATATTGCATCtatctctgtgtctatctttacatgACTTGCTTTGCTCATCTGTTAAAGTTCGATTCTTTAAGACGGACAACAATACCATGAAGTGGTAAAACATTAGTCTTTATTCCGCCAGCAGGAGTGGGAGAACTACCACTAACTAGTATGCTTGCATACTAGCAGTCACTCCAGGACCCCAATCACTCACTGAGTGTTTCGGCAGCATATTTATACAACAAATGCAATAGGTTTTACAAGTGATCACAGAACCAGATAGCCCATACTggtggtcttgcaagaggatagGAGTTCAATAAATCATCACCCACTACCACTGACCATGTCCGAGGTCATTAGTTCAGTCTactaacataaacacatcttcctgctGCTCAACTTTATGGTGGTTGTAAAGGGTCTCACTCTACTCTGCTCTTCCTTAGTATCCGTCCCCTGTCCTTTGTAATATTACAACACCCCCTTTTTAATCACAAGCTGGCAGCTACACAGAGATAGCCTTGCAGGCGTCTGAGGTCTGAAATCTAATTTAGggacagttcatcttcatgtagcatttggtcacgtACACCTTAACCTTTAAATCCCCTTTCTCCTGTACACATCTTGGCTGATGCTTTTGTCATCCACAAAATCTTTCACCCTCATCGTCTACTGCTACAGCCCAATTTTCATTTAAAAGAACAAGACTGCCAGTATTTAATCTTTTAAAAGTACAAAAGGGAAAGATTTGAACACATGTTCACTGTTCAAACATTTAGACTTGCTGAATGACAGATGACATTGCTGTAAACTCTCgttattacagacctctttataatcGATTTTGGTTGTAGTGGACATGGGCTGGTGTTCATTGTGGAGGCTATTGAAAtcaacaaggcattgaaattgacaagcaatcactttGATCGACACTTGGCTAAATTGAACAATGTAACAAACAACCTTGTGTATTTTTACTTGCagtaacaaacattttttttttgctgtacaAAAATAACTTTGTATTTGAAAATAACTCATTGTTGCATGGATTGACCGCTAGGTGGTGGAACAAATCCCCACTCGGTTATAGCGGATAATCGGCAATAACAGGCACCATTCCCCCCACTATCGTCTATTATAAAGGTTTACTGTACATCTGTTAAAGCATTGTCGCTTGACCTCATGTAGACTTTTCAGCACAAAGCTCTTTCATACTGAGATTCTATGACTTGTACCCTGGAAAATTGTGTTCCTGAATCCCAGGCAAGTTCTTTCTGTGGGGATTGTTATTTTCGGGTAATCAGGCCAAGGGAAGTTcctttttaaatccatttttttAGTGGTATCTTTATGAATTAACAAAGCAGGGGTGGGACTTTGCTTGCTGTGAATATTCTTTTGGGGGGGCTACCCTGGAAACAAGACTATTACTCAATCAAAATGCATTTCCAGTGTCCCAGTCCAAATGATAGAAGGAATTAGGAGACTTACATAGAGCACTTGTCAAATAATAACTAAAGGAAAGAATTGTTTttacatcattaaaaaaaatacatacaGGGTGTTATACATTTTCAAACAAAGAAAGCCACATAAAGATATTAGAAGATATTTGACTGTCTAATCAAAAGTGGCGTCGAGGAAGTTTTCAAAAAGCTTTTTAAAGGTAAGAGACAGCTAGAGAATTTTGAGGAGGGAATTCAACTGCTTGGAGCATTTGCAGAAGGATGTTTGTCTGTCAGTAGTGCAGTGATTAAATGAGCATGAACAAAAAGTCAAAATTGGATCAACTCTGAAGGTTATTGCGCTGAAAGGAATTACATGGGTAAAGAGCAGGACCATAGAACGTTAAAAACAAATTGGAGAACTTTTAAAGCAAGGCAATAAAGGCTGCAAGCTGAGGGAtaattcattaatgtatattactaAATGAAGATGCACTTTTCGGTGGCTTTGTGAATATGGGGAATAGGAGAGAGGACAGCCAGAAATACATTGGAATAATTGTTTCATTATCTTATTTTAATTTCACAATCTGGCTACAGATTAGAAATcgtcaattatttattttttaataccgATTTATGTGTTGTGTTCTATGGACATAGCTTGTTAAGATACCTGTTTACGCTCATGTTAATGCTCTCAATCGTCTTCTTGAAATTGTCTTTAATCCATTAAACAAACTCGGTTCCATACCTTGTCTTCATTGTTTATTTCCATAATTAAGGTAAATTCGGTGAATTGAATTCAGTATCGGGCTGAAAATGTTGCATACTATTCAGTGATAATTGCAATTACAGAATTGAATTACAAAACATTTCAGAAATATATAGCATGCTATTTAAAACATTGTTATGAGTTTAGCTTTGCCTGCCAGATTTTAACTGGTCTGTGTCCTGCCAGCTTTGTTGACCTAGTACAAGCAAGAACAAACAATGATTATTTAGCTGTCTAAATGCCATTTTGGAATTTCTGGTATTTATTTTTGAGACATGTCACCCAAATTTTGGCATTGCACAACAATCATGGATTCAGGCCATTTATTTGGTGAGCAAGATACCTGGTAAAGTATAAAGTGAGAAACAAACATTGCTCAATTGTCTTAAGCTAAGTAACATGCAGACGATGCTTCACAAAATAAATCCTGATGGAAGTAAAGATTGCAGCTATAGAAGTCTTGTAAAATATACAATCCCAATctgaagtacagtaaaccctcatggtTACAGACCTATTTATAACAGATTTTTGTTCTAGCagactgtctctttaagaacatgCGGCCAGTTTAACACTGCGGAGGgctttgaaattgacaaggcattgaaattaacAAGTTATTGCTTAGATCGACACTTATCACCATTAAACAATGTATCAAAcaacctttagtatttttagcttgcagtaacaaaactaaatttttagctagttaaaaaaaaactttgtacACTGAGCAGATTAGGCAGGTTAGTATCTTTGGAAGAAGAAACTGAGTTAATAATTaaggttaagaaaataactgcagatgctggcacaaatcgatttattcacaaaatgctggagtaactcagcaggtcaggcagcatctcgggaggcagatgctgcctgacctgctgagttactccagcattttgtgaataataattAAGGTTGATGTCCTTCACCCTGAACTCCAGGTGGGTAGTTACTCATGGGAATCTCACCAAGAGTGGAGTGGTTTCCTCACCCCAACACCCCAGATGTCCCATTTTGCTCTCAGTCTCTGAATTCGTGATTCAGCAGCAGGGGCCGTTATTATCGTTCCCCAGCTGTGCTGGACAAGGTGGTGCCGGGCGGCCTTGGGCCACTGCGCTTCGTGTGGTGAGGGTGGTCCCCACTGGGCTCTCAGTAACGGGGCTACAGAACTCTGACCCGGAGCCCAGACAGTGATATCAATGGGACAAACTGTTACTCAGTAAGAGCGGAAAATCGGCAATAACGGCCACCATTGCCCTCCCTATGATCCGTTAAAAAGAGGGTTTCTGTATATTACATTTTGATACTATCACATTAGAAAGATTAATTTGTACTGAAAATTTTGGACAGATTATGAATTTAAGGAGTATaaagtctaaatgtttcctacctACCTGCAATTATGTAATCTTGCAAAGGAAGCACTGGTTGAAGGAGGGGAAAACTCTTCCGTTAAATTCACGAGGATTCCTGTCCTGATGGTCTTCCTTCAATCCATCAGTTAGTATTGGGTTGAAAAATtctggtgtttttttttgtttcttgccTTGTAAAATAAATTTGTGATCTTATTTGTACTGAAGGCTATGAGTCATCAGGAAATCTTCCACTTTTGATATCATCTTAAATTGTGAATTGTTTCAAAGACTTCTTGACATTGCAGATTATTCTGCGGAATAAAATGTGACATTACACAGTTCATCAATTTAAAACTTTAAATATTTTTTCAACAGACAGATTTTTTCATCAAGACCACTTACAAGCATTTTGAAAGAATTAAGGTCACAAATCAAATTGAATGTCATCTCAAGAATCAATGTTGACAGAACAAATGCATGGGAAGGAGCTCtgggagagatgaaaagaaaagaaTTCAGTCCTACTAACACACTTTGCATTCAATATTCAGATAAGGCTGACAACCCTCAAGAAGTTGTTCATCTGACAAATCCcctttatgatttttttaatttgctcATGCATCATCTTCAGAATTCAACTCTATTTGAAGGTCTGACTACCTCAAAGAATATAGCTCTTAATTCTCAAGGTTGGACATTTTTACATATATTATGCTTTATGATTATGTAGTCTATATCAatttgtaatatttgatttatatgTAGTACAAGAAAAGGTAAAGGATGAGTGTTTGGTGGCTTTGTTCTTTGATTTAACTTTTGCTTGGATGCATTTTGTAACTTGTGTTTCATTCAAAAACAGGCACATAAAGTAGCAAGTGGCTGTACAATTCGCTGTTAAATGGGAACATAAGTTGCATTCATTGTGGGATTAAACAAGCATCTCCTTTATGGTATCTGTtatattctttatttaaattcccATGGTCTCACAGATTTTGCATGTTCACTTTGTCAACTAAAATGGATTAGATTTAAGATTACTTTATTgttatatacaccagggtgcaatgaaattccttgtttgcatgaaacTCATAAACAGTAGATGAAGGTAGATATAACAATAGCTGCAACAACGAatgtaaaacagcagaatggtgcaaagattgtagccCAATATGAAGTAGTcaagtacaataatggaataaccaaatgaggtagagttatgATTAAGAGTACATGGCAGCTGTTTCGTGAAGGGGGTGTGAAAGGTGATTGCTTCAGTAGTCTGATAGCCAAAGGTTATTGGTAAAACTCACTAAAATGCATTATCATGTAAGAAATTTGGAGCCTAATAGAAAATATTGCATTGTACTACAATGTATGAGAATAAGAGGATTGAAATTAACTACTGATTTTGCATTTTTACATAATTTTAGTTTTCAGAATTGTTCTTCCACTAACTAATGGAAGAATACaaatactaaactaaaatggaaggACTTACCTCAGATTTTATTGATGGTTAACTATAACATGTTTTGCATCTCATGCAGCTTTGCCAGTGTTTTTTTTTGCAGACCAAAAGGTGCTGGTACACATATTGTTCCTTGCCAATGGTGTCCGGGTCATCCTATTGGCTGCTTAAGCTGTTTAAGGGCCCGGCCACATGATTTAATTAATAAATTGTACTTAAACTTTAGTAATCTTTTTGTAATAAAAATTCGAAACATTTGAAAATCTAGTTTTTTAACTTTTTGTAGGTACCACTACTCCGTCACAAAAAAGCACTGGAATTCATACTTTTGTATTTTGTCGATAAATCAATATAGTGTAAAGTTTGTACATGACCTTACTACACTTGCTAGATTTCATGGTTTATTGCTGTTGGGGAGCCTAGAGAATATTAGTTGGTTGGATATTCATGGTTGAAGATAGTTAGAGAGTTATATCTATCAACCAAGGTTcagggtcttttattgtcatgtgtaccaattaaggtacagtgatataccAGTGTAATTTCTTCCTATTtttgcccaacgcaaattggaggaacagcacctcatattttgcttgggtagcttactccccagcggtatgaacattgacttctctaacttcaagtagccattgcgttccctctctctccatcccctcccccttcccagttctcccaccagtcttattgtctccgactacattttatctctgtaccgcccactcccctgatatcagtctgaagaagggtcttgacccgaaacgtcacctattccttctctctggagatgctgcctatcccgctgagttactccagcattttgtgtctaccttttatttCTTCCTTTGATCAGTTGCAGCAATATGGAGGCACATAATTTAACATCTGGTGCTGCAGACAATTAGCAATAAAGCTTGTTTTGAAGTAGTACAAGGCAATCTGCCTGGCAGAAGAAAGCAAATCAATTATGTGGAAGCTTGCAAAATCTTCCTATTGTGAGTACATTAGAAAATTTATATCCCTGTATTTTTGCTTCTTTCTGTAGCTCTTAGGTTGGACTGGTATTATGAGGCTGGACGAATGATTGCACTATCCTTAGTCCATGGTGGTCCATGGCCAAACTTCTTATCCAAAACACTATTTAACTGTCTGGCTTATGGACCAGATATAACTGAACCGACTTTGGAAGACGTGGCTCCATTTGAGGTGGCACAAAAGGTTATGAAGGTAAAGCTTTGAACCTCTTTTTAAAATGATGTTTTAAAGGGCACTCTCCTGGCACATCTCTTTTGCCAAAAGGAAATTAATACAAATCCAGAAACATTTGACCTTGGAATATAAACTTTGTCTTTCCAATTCCCTAAAATTCAATACTATTTTTAGGGAATTGGGCAGGGTAAATGACTGGCATGTCAGTGGAAGAGATCTTTTGGGACCAGACACCACCTGGAAATGGGGCTAATAACCACTATTAGACTTGAAATGGTTATGGATACTTAAGGATAGGGCTGGTCCACAAGTTACCATTTTAAACATGGGCCAAGGGCAATGTTGATGTTATTAGAAtgtaaaggtttagtttagagatacacttcgacccaccgagtcgccCTATCTTACAAactagggaacatttacaatttttaccgaagtcaattaacctacagacctgtacgtctttggagtggggggggaaaccggaaccacgtggtcatggggagaacgtacaaactccgtgcagacagcacctgtagtcagcatcaaacctgggtctctggcactgtaaagggcctgtcccacttaggcgatttattttaaaaaaattaggcGACTaggcggtcgccggggtgtcgcctgtatggtcgtgagtagtctccaaagagttgtagtgtttttctggtcgccgctggattttgagatgtttaaatattttcgccgactgttagtttgacgccaatgatcgtaggtgctgtcgtaggttgtcgccggtgctgacttcagtgaattccattggcgactacctacatcATCCGGCGAGAGGTACCGTCTTGTGAATCGTTCAGAGGGTCTAAAAtgagtggagctgagaaataaaaatatGATCACTTTGTTGGGATTGTATTCAAAGTCCCCAAGTAGTCCacaggaattagaggaacaaatatgctggggaaattgcaggcagctgcaagattaatagttttagtttggtttagagatgcagtatggaaacgggtcctttggcccactgactctaccctgaccattgatcatccgttcacacctattctgttatcccacattctcacatTTGATCTAGGAAAGACACAcattgctggtgtaactcagtgggttaggcagtatcACTAGAgggtatggataggtgacgttttggatcaggatctCCAGACTGATTGCAGCATTTTACGTCTTTctgtgtaaaaccagcatctgcagttccttgattcttcaATCATTTTTGATCAACATAGTTTGAGATTTTGCTATGTTCAAATCAGCTATTGAGTTTCTAACATAACTGTGGTAAGTGGAATAGTGATAGAATTTCAGGTGTGATCTTGTGGTGCAGTCTTGCATTGTGTGAGATACTCTTCCACATCATTTAATTCAGTTACAAACTAAAAACTGCTGCtcaaaggataaaagattttatgGCCCTggttgtgggtgggggaggtgtaGTTCAAAACTAATGCGTAAATGCTCAAATGTATTCCTTCGTTATATTTTACCTTTCAGATAAAAGAATCCTCAACTTTGGAGGAGTTGAGACAATTTGTCAATGAGAATGCTGATTACCTTTCAGTCGCTGGGTGTTTAAGACCAGTATGGTCACTGGATGACAAGGAATTATTGTTAAAAGATGTGCTCTTCTTCCACGTCATAAATCGAGTTTGCTCACCCTTAGAAAGGTTCGCTTTTGCATTCTGTACTTTCATTAGCTGTATGAGTGTTCAAAGTTGTGTCCTTCAAAATTTTAAGCCTGAATGTAATCAATGAAGCAGTTTTCTGAATATTTACCTTTGACAATTTTTAATGGAAGTTTAGCAAGAAGTAATATCTGATTGCAAGCTCCAACAATTTTACGCTTTCTGGAAATTAATCCTGTACAATTAGCACCAGGAGGTTCAGCAGGTTCCATTTGACAGGTAACCAGATAATGTGGTATTTAACCAATTTTACACCGTTCTTGGTGATTTTAAAGAAAGATAAATGTTAAATCTGAAAACTTGGTGTTGCATCCTGCAGGCCTGTTTTTTTTGTTCTGGTGGAAACATTTTAaatcttatttgtttgtttgctcaTCAATTTGAAATGTAATTTCATGCATTAATATTtaagtttaagaaacatatagacagCTTCATAGAAAGGACAGGTTCAGATAGgagggattggtgtagatgggacatttggtcggtgtgggcaagttggactgaagggcctgtttccacgctgtacggttCTGACTAATAATGTCACCAAAAAGCTGAAACCAATTTTTATGGTGGTTTTGACTGATTGTTTTTTAGCAATTGCAGAGAGAAGGTATTGAATTAATTGTTTGCAGCCATTGGAAAATGGCATCAACACTTAGATCATTTGCACTTAAACCATCAAGGAAACAATTCTGTATGCACACTGCTTTAATCTTCAGCTCCAAATTTAAATCTACATTTTTACCAAATTGTTTTATACAAAATAATTATTGAATTCCAGATCAGGTTTATGACTTGTAAGGACCTGTTATTCAGCTACacattagaatttcattgttccaatttGGTACATGATAATTAAATACTTTTGACATTCTCTTGAATTTGTATTCCACATGAAATGTTTGCTTCAAAGAAATGATTCAGCATGGAATCATTGTCCATGTTATCTTCATTGTTAACAGTGTGcaccattagagtcatagagtgatggtgtggaaacaggcccttcggcccaacttgcccacaccggctaacaatgtcccaactgcactagtccaacttgcctgcgcttggtccatatccctccaaacctgtcttatccatgtacctatctaactgtttcttaaacgatgggatagtctcagcctcaactacctcctcgggcagtttgttccatacacccaccaccctttgtgtgaaaaagttatccctcagattcctattaaatcttttcccttcaccttgaacctctcctctggtccttgattcccctactctgggcaagagactctgcatctacccgatatattcctctcctgattttgtacaggactataagattccccctcatcttcctgcgctcaacctctccctatagctcacaccctctaatcctgacaacatcctcataattcttttctgaaccctttcaagcttaacaatatctttcctataacatagtgcccagaactgaacacaatattctaaatgcagtctcaccaacgttttatacaactgcatgcAACATGTTGTATTATGTTGATTTAATTCAACAATACTGATCATCTAATTTATTTCTATTGATTTTGTCCATTTCATGTTGACCCTTAAAGCTGGTTTGACTGATCTTTATTCTGATCTTAATATTTTTGCTCCTTATCTTCTGAAGGTTTTGTGAAGGATTGAAAGTTCTTGGTGTGTTGGAAGCCATTCAAATGTATCCAGAAACATTCTCTGAATGGTTATGTTACAAACCACAGAAATGTTCTGCTGAGATAGTTCGGAACATTTTCTCAATCAACTTTTCAACATATAGAAAGGCCAGAATAATTGCAGAATCTAAAGTGGTCGGCTTCTGGAGGGATTATTTGGCAGATGTAGAAGGTATGAGAACTTTGCACTACATATTTGCAACACTACATAATTACCACCAGCATTTATGCAGTTGAACTTGTCTGGTAGAGGGAATTGAAACAGCAATTGATGCTGGAACCAAAGCAAGATGATATCTGTGTTGGTCAAGAGCAGTATTCACAGAAGATAATTATAAATATTACAACATGAACGCTTTGATCACCAAGAGAAATTATGCTTTAGATATATTAGTTGTCTTGTGattattcattattttttattctttACTTGGGCGGAACGTGCGTGGAGCACAGagaagcaggcagtttaaaaacggAGTAAAgagttaattggctgtaaagtttGTGACAAAAGAAGGTGAGTCACAGGtagaggcagtttaaaaagagcgccaagacccaggttcaggtaatttactaatcagccctaaagtagttgattgGGTGGCAGATAAAAGTAAGTGCAGCTGTAGCGGAGCGGCCttggaggtgaagtgccttgggaggtaaagtgtgagtctttggctcgagagtcttcggcaaggaggcTACGCTAGTTTGAACGTTGACGTGATTTttgacactgaagaaatggcaggcatgttggtgcagtgtgtttcctgcaggatgtgggaaggcagggacactgctggagcttttgggaactacacctgcaggaattgtatccaggtgcagctcctgagtgaacgtGTTGGGCAACTGGAGAAGCAGTTAGTTGACCTCAGAGCCATCTGGGAAgatgagtttcctggacaggacctacagtgaggttgtcacgccatggatacaggaagagcaaaggtggttgactgtgagaaagggcagtacaagtggagtgcaggagaccccggtggctgtgccgaatgaaaacaggtacgccctcttgggagctgtcggagcAGAAGATGCTTCTAGTCCGAACGGTGGACATGTCTGTCGGTGGCTCCAATACCaacgatgagactcgaccggtgagaccgacgtcgggcagagccatagtggtgggtgtcTCCATTGTCCGTGGTGCGGACAGGGGATTCTGAGGTGACAAGCGAGACGAGAGGATGTTCTGTTGCCTCCCTAgtgccagggttaaagatgttacggaccgacttcagaacatcctcgagagggaaggtgaacagccagaagtagttgtgcacgtgggcacgaacgacgtcgggaggaagaggaaagagGTTCTGCATTGCGAgttttaggaagaagactgaagggtggttatctctgcactgcttcctgtacctcgtgctggtgaggccaggaacagggagataggggatatgaa
It encodes the following:
- the g2e3 gene encoding G2/M phase-specific E3 ubiquitin-protein ligase isoform X2 produces the protein MTYGGITLHYYCLIMSSGLYQRGKENEGMYGFLAEDVKKEISRASRMKCGVCKKRGASIGCAIRKCRKSFHFPCGVENQCIFQFTGQFESYCSVHKPVQKVPHASRRSGGSFTCAVCLESIEPCPSYDVLKSPCCKNTWFHRQCLQHQALSAGMFFFKCTICNNKDEFQKEMLRLGIHIPERDASWELEENAFQELLQRHHRCDARRCYCKDGREYAETEGKWIIVLCKYCGSSGTHLACSLMASGLENWECLECREIVYKTEKLRKRTLSSEIKPTKRKFKDSLDSRHPTSKCPRLSGETQKEHKNRQIFSSRPLTSILKELRSQIKLNVISRINVDRTNAWEGALGEMKRKEFSPTNTLCIQYSDKADNPQEVVHLTNPLYDFFNLLMHHLQNSTLFEGLTTSKNIALNSQALRLDWYYEAGRMIALSLVHGGPWPNFLSKTLFNCLAYGPDITEPTLEDVAPFEVAQKVMKIKESSTLEELRQFVNENADYLSVAGCLRPVWSLDDKELLLKDVLFFHVINRVCSPLERFCEGLKVLGVLEAIQMYPETFSEWLCYKPQKCSAEIVRNIFSINFSTYRKARIIAESKVVGFWRDYLADVEGGATKASFEGILTFATGTSYIPPISFLPRPSIKFLHNEGIIQYRFPTRQMSHNGLKLPMSKTYEEFKECMDFAICNTPGLRRK
- the g2e3 gene encoding G2/M phase-specific E3 ubiquitin-protein ligase isoform X3; translated protein: MKECMDFWLKMSKRKFLEPQEWSYCSVHKPVQKVPHASRRSGGSFTCAVCLESIEPCPSYDVLKSPCCKNTWFHRQCLQHQALSAGMFFFKCTICNNKDEFQKEMLRLGIHIPERDASWELEENAFQELLQRHHRCDARRCYCKDGREYAETEGKWIIVLCKYCGSSGTHLACSLMASGLENWECLECREIVYKTEKLRKRTLSSEIKPTKRKFKDSLDSRHPTSKCPRLSGETQKEHKNRQIFSSRPLTSILKELRSQIKLNVISRINVDRTNAWEGALGEMKRKEFSPTNTLCIQYSDKADNPQEVVHLTNPLYDFFNLLMHHLQNSTLFEGLTTSKNIALNSQALRLDWYYEAGRMIALSLVHGGPWPNFLSKTLFNCLAYGPDITEPTLEDVAPFEVAQKVMKIKESSTLEELRQFVNENADYLSVAGCLRPVWSLDDKELLLKDVLFFHVINRVCSPLERFCEGLKVLGVLEAIQMYPETFSEWLCYKPQKCSAEIVRNIFSINFSTYRKARIIAESKVVGFWRDYLADVEGGATKASFEGILTFATGTSYIPPISFLPRPSIKFLHNEGIIQYRFPTRQMSHNGLKLPMSKTYEEFKECMDFAICNTPGLRRK
- the g2e3 gene encoding G2/M phase-specific E3 ubiquitin-protein ligase isoform X1: MSPRRRFPKSNAKINYVTKEKQQLQVSQNPSCAFCRRNDDCPEKYGEKMTYGGITLHYYCLIMSSGLYQRGKENEGMYGFLAEDVKKEISRASRMKCGVCKKRGASIGCAIRKCRKSFHFPCGVENQCIFQFTGQFESYCSVHKPVQKVPHASRRSGGSFTCAVCLESIEPCPSYDVLKSPCCKNTWFHRQCLQHQALSAGMFFFKCTICNNKDEFQKEMLRLGIHIPERDASWELEENAFQELLQRHHRCDARRCYCKDGREYAETEGKWIIVLCKYCGSSGTHLACSLMASGLENWECLECREIVYKTEKLRKRTLSSEIKPTKRKFKDSLDSRHPTSKCPRLSGETQKEHKNRQIFSSRPLTSILKELRSQIKLNVISRINVDRTNAWEGALGEMKRKEFSPTNTLCIQYSDKADNPQEVVHLTNPLYDFFNLLMHHLQNSTLFEGLTTSKNIALNSQALRLDWYYEAGRMIALSLVHGGPWPNFLSKTLFNCLAYGPDITEPTLEDVAPFEVAQKVMKIKESSTLEELRQFVNENADYLSVAGCLRPVWSLDDKELLLKDVLFFHVINRVCSPLERFCEGLKVLGVLEAIQMYPETFSEWLCYKPQKCSAEIVRNIFSINFSTYRKARIIAESKVVGFWRDYLADVEGGATKASFEGILTFATGTSYIPPISFLPRPSIKFLHNEGIIQYRFPTRQMSHNGLKLPMSKTYEEFKECMDFAICNTPGLRRK